The following proteins are co-located in the Microbacterium sp. SORGH_AS_0888 genome:
- a CDS encoding beta-glucosidase, producing MTIDTAAHRAAASLPSTRIEALLAEMTLEEKLAQLVGFWVDQGDEVVAPLSDEMATSTRYEDATVHGLGHLTRVYGTRPVDPIERARWLWTEQRRLRTETRLGIPALVHEECLTGLAAWQAATFPSPLAWGAGFDPALIEELGAVIGASMRELGIHQGLAPVLDVIRDPRWGRVEECIAEDPYVVGTIGTAYVRGLQGSGVHATLKHFVGYSGSQAARNHAPVHAGRRELQDVFLPPFEMAVRDGGVRSVMNSYAEIDGVPVASASELLTDLLRDTWGFDGVVVADYFAVAFLHTMHAVAPDKARAAALALTAGIDVELPTGDAYPELAELVRSGEVPASLVDRAVRRVLAQKEELGLLDADFASPPESVELDSPAHRRLARRIAEESIVLLRNDAPLPLAAPARIALLGPNAAAAEALMGCYSFANHVLAHHPETPMGFEIPTLHEALSARFPDAAIAVERGCDVEGEDRTGIAAAVAAAADADVAIIAVGDRAGLFGRGTVGEGNDVESLELPGVQRELVTAVAATGTPVVLVVLSGRPYAIGWALDELPAPVSVLQSFFPGEEGATALAAVLAGDVAPSGRLPVSMPRSAGAQPYTYLHPALGGPSEITSADSTPVRPFGFGLSYTTFARTGLTVAPEVRAGDTFTATVWVRNTGTRAGTDVVQLYARDVVGSVTRPVAQLLAYARVDLEPGAATEVAFEVPASRLAFSDRRMRRVVEPGEVELWVGPSCAERETGATLTLTGDLFEVTASTPRQARAALRPLP from the coding sequence ATGACGATCGACACCGCCGCGCACCGGGCCGCGGCATCCCTCCCCTCCACGCGCATCGAGGCCCTGCTGGCAGAGATGACCCTCGAGGAGAAGCTGGCTCAGCTGGTCGGCTTCTGGGTCGACCAGGGCGACGAGGTCGTGGCCCCGCTGTCCGACGAGATGGCGACCTCCACGCGCTACGAGGATGCGACCGTGCACGGCCTCGGACACCTCACCCGCGTGTACGGCACGCGTCCGGTCGACCCCATCGAGCGCGCCCGCTGGCTGTGGACAGAGCAGCGTCGCCTGCGCACCGAGACCCGCCTGGGCATCCCGGCGCTCGTGCACGAGGAGTGCCTGACGGGGCTCGCGGCGTGGCAGGCGGCCACGTTCCCCTCCCCGCTCGCCTGGGGCGCCGGCTTCGACCCCGCGCTGATCGAGGAGCTGGGCGCCGTGATCGGCGCGTCCATGCGCGAGCTCGGCATCCATCAGGGTCTGGCCCCCGTGCTCGACGTCATCCGCGACCCCCGGTGGGGTCGCGTGGAGGAGTGCATCGCGGAGGACCCCTACGTCGTGGGGACGATCGGCACGGCGTACGTCCGGGGGCTGCAGGGCTCGGGCGTCCACGCGACGCTGAAGCACTTCGTCGGCTACTCCGGATCGCAGGCCGCGCGCAACCACGCCCCGGTGCACGCGGGCCGACGCGAGCTGCAGGACGTGTTCCTGCCGCCGTTCGAGATGGCCGTGCGCGACGGCGGCGTGCGGTCGGTCATGAACTCCTACGCCGAGATCGACGGCGTCCCGGTGGCCTCGGCATCCGAGCTGCTGACCGACCTGCTGCGCGACACCTGGGGCTTCGACGGCGTCGTGGTGGCCGACTACTTCGCCGTCGCCTTCCTGCACACGATGCACGCCGTCGCGCCCGACAAGGCCCGGGCGGCGGCGCTGGCCCTCACGGCGGGGATCGACGTCGAGCTGCCCACCGGCGATGCCTATCCGGAGCTCGCGGAGCTCGTGCGCTCGGGCGAGGTCCCCGCCTCGCTCGTGGACCGCGCCGTGCGGCGCGTGCTCGCGCAGAAGGAGGAGCTCGGGCTGCTGGACGCGGACTTCGCCTCTCCCCCGGAGAGCGTCGAGCTCGACTCGCCCGCGCACCGGCGGCTGGCCCGGCGGATCGCCGAGGAGTCGATCGTCCTGCTGCGCAACGACGCCCCGCTCCCGCTCGCCGCCCCCGCCCGCATCGCGCTGCTCGGTCCCAACGCGGCGGCGGCCGAGGCCCTGATGGGCTGCTACTCGTTCGCGAACCACGTGCTGGCGCACCATCCGGAGACGCCGATGGGGTTCGAGATCCCGACACTGCACGAGGCGTTGTCCGCGCGCTTCCCGGATGCGGCGATCGCCGTCGAGCGCGGCTGCGACGTCGAGGGGGAGGACCGGACGGGCATCGCCGCGGCCGTCGCGGCGGCGGCGGACGCGGACGTCGCCATCATCGCCGTCGGCGACCGGGCCGGCCTCTTCGGCCGCGGCACGGTGGGCGAGGGCAACGACGTCGAGTCGCTCGAGCTGCCGGGCGTGCAGCGCGAGCTCGTGACGGCCGTCGCAGCCACCGGCACGCCGGTCGTGCTCGTCGTGCTGTCCGGTCGGCCCTACGCCATCGGCTGGGCGCTCGACGAGCTGCCGGCACCCGTCTCGGTGCTGCAGTCGTTCTTCCCCGGCGAGGAGGGCGCCACTGCCTTGGCGGCCGTCCTCGCCGGGGACGTCGCGCCGTCGGGTCGGCTGCCGGTGTCGATGCCGCGGTCGGCGGGAGCACAGCCCTACACGTACCTGCATCCGGCCCTGGGCGGTCCGTCCGAGATCACGAGCGCCGACAGCACGCCCGTGCGGCCGTTCGGGTTCGGGCTCTCGTACACGACGTTCGCCCGCACCGGCCTCACCGTCGCGCCCGAGGTGCGGGCGGGTGACACGTTCACCGCCACCGTGTGGGTGCGGAACACGGGAACGCGCGCCGGCACCGACGTCGTGCAGCTGTACGCGCGCGACGTCGTGGGGTCGGTCACGCGGCCGGTGGCGCAGCTGCTCGCCTACGCCCGCGTCGACCTCGAGCCCGGAGCGGCGACCGAGGTCGCGTTCGAGGTGCCGGCATCCCGCCTCGCGTTCAGCGACCGGCGGATGCGGCGCGTCGTCGAGCCCGGCGAGGTCGAGCTGTGGGTGGGCCCGTCGTGCGCCGAGCGCGAGACCGGGGCCACGCTCACCCTGACGGGCGATCTCTTCGAGGTCACCGCATCCACCCCCCGCCAGGCCCGCGCCGCCCTCCGCCCCCTCCCCTAG
- a CDS encoding MarR family transcriptional regulator: MNGTKGGRMVLGDEATDAVALRMATFRLARRLRLQRGLDDMSDAQFAVLALLRRHGPHTPGELAELERVSAPSMNRTVNCLEESGFVARSPDETDRRKVNVTITDVGRLLVEETQRRRDAWLEGALDDLSDDERATLMAAVPLLRRVADR; encoded by the coding sequence ATGAATGGAACGAAGGGCGGGCGGATGGTGCTGGGCGACGAGGCGACGGATGCGGTCGCGCTGCGGATGGCGACCTTCCGGCTCGCGCGACGCCTGCGCCTCCAGCGCGGTCTCGACGACATGAGCGACGCGCAGTTCGCCGTGCTGGCCCTCCTCCGCCGCCACGGCCCACACACCCCCGGTGAGCTCGCGGAGCTCGAGCGGGTCAGCGCGCCGAGCATGAACCGCACCGTCAACTGCCTCGAGGAGTCCGGGTTCGTCGCCCGCTCCCCCGATGAGACCGACCGCCGCAAGGTCAACGTCACGATCACGGATGTCGGACGCCTGCTCGTCGAAGAGACGCAGCGACGTCGCGACGCCTGGCTCGAGGGCGCACTGGACGATCTGAGCGACGACGAGCGCGCGACGCTCATGGCCGCGGTCCCCCTGCTCCGACGGGTCGCCGACCGATGA
- a CDS encoding MFS transporter, with protein sequence MTRLRMFRSLSLYNYRVWFLGALVSNIGGWMQSTAQDWVVLTELTDNDAAAMGVTMALQFGPPLLLVSITGWVADRFDRRRLLMVTQSSLLALAVGAGVLLLSGAMTLPLMWCFALALGVVNAFDAPARQAFVSDVVSTENASNAIALNSASFNMARLIGPAVGGVLIVLIGTGWVFLVNALTFLAMLLALAAMHVGELVPRPRSGTRGRIADGFRYVLGRPDLRVTFLMVFLIGAFGMNFPIFASTMALEFGQAADGYGLLSSVLAIGSLAGALMAARRDRARMRVVVIATGAFGLVSLVSSLMPAYGLYAVMLVFVGFSTVTILTTANGYVQTTTAPALRGRVMALYMAVLMGATPIGAPIVGWVADTFGPRRAIEVGSAAGLIACAIGLGWMLASGRLHRDRTRRFGLTMDQTRPMPVVPGDDLVTESELADAVAEVRAETAAEHPGRARG encoded by the coding sequence ATGACCCGTCTGCGCATGTTCCGCTCGCTCTCGCTCTACAACTACCGCGTCTGGTTCCTCGGGGCGCTCGTGTCCAACATCGGCGGCTGGATGCAGTCGACCGCGCAGGACTGGGTCGTGCTCACCGAGCTGACCGACAACGACGCGGCCGCGATGGGCGTCACGATGGCGCTGCAGTTCGGACCTCCGCTGCTCCTGGTGAGCATCACCGGGTGGGTCGCCGACCGGTTCGATCGCCGTCGGCTGCTCATGGTCACCCAGTCCTCGCTGCTCGCCCTCGCGGTGGGCGCCGGCGTCCTGCTGCTCTCGGGCGCGATGACGCTTCCGCTCATGTGGTGCTTCGCCCTGGCGCTCGGCGTCGTGAACGCCTTCGACGCCCCGGCGAGACAGGCGTTCGTGTCGGATGTGGTCTCGACCGAGAACGCGTCCAACGCGATCGCCCTGAACTCGGCGTCCTTCAACATGGCCCGTCTGATCGGCCCGGCCGTCGGCGGCGTGCTCATCGTGCTGATCGGCACCGGCTGGGTGTTCCTCGTCAACGCGCTGACGTTCCTCGCGATGCTCCTGGCCCTCGCCGCCATGCACGTCGGCGAGCTCGTGCCCCGGCCGCGCTCGGGCACACGCGGGCGCATCGCGGACGGCTTCCGCTACGTCCTCGGCCGACCCGACCTGCGCGTGACGTTCCTGATGGTCTTCCTCATCGGCGCGTTCGGCATGAACTTCCCCATCTTCGCCTCGACCATGGCCCTGGAGTTCGGGCAGGCCGCCGACGGCTACGGCCTGCTGAGCTCGGTCCTCGCGATCGGCTCGCTCGCGGGGGCGCTCATGGCGGCACGTCGCGACCGGGCACGGATGCGGGTCGTCGTCATCGCGACCGGCGCGTTCGGGCTGGTCTCGCTCGTCTCCTCGCTCATGCCCGCCTACGGGCTGTACGCGGTGATGCTCGTGTTCGTGGGCTTCAGCACCGTGACGATCCTCACGACGGCGAACGGGTACGTGCAGACCACGACCGCGCCGGCCCTCCGAGGGCGGGTGATGGCGCTGTACATGGCGGTGCTCATGGGCGCCACGCCCATCGGCGCGCCCATCGTGGGATGGGTCGCCGACACGTTCGGCCCCCGGCGCGCGATCGAGGTCGGCTCGGCGGCGGGACTGATCGCCTGCGCCATCGGACTGGGCTGGATGCTGGCGAGCGGGCGGCTGCACCGGGACCGCACGCGACGTTTCGGCCTGACGATGGACCAGACCCGCCCGATGCCGGTCGTCCCGGGGGACGACCTCGTGACCGAGAGCGAGCTGGCCGACGCAGTGGCCGAGGTGCGCGCCGAGACGGCCGCGGAACATCCCGGACGCGCGCGCGGTTGA
- a CDS encoding LLM class F420-dependent oxidoreductase has product MTWSERLGTVGVWRSNDLVDAALGARIEDLGYGALWLGGSPGADLTRAEEVLDATGRLRVATGIVNIWNEDAAELADSFHRIEARHPGRLLLGVGSGHREATAERAKPLEAMAAFLDVLDDRGVPAEARVLSALGPRMLQLAAERSAGTHPYLTVPAQTREAREALGPDALVAPEQTIVLDEDRERVRATVRPFMRRYLGLSNYVGNMRRAGFGDADVAGEGSDALVDAIIAHGDAAALARAVRAHLEAGADHVCVQVLPLDDVDRALTALSEALALR; this is encoded by the coding sequence ATGACCTGGAGCGAACGACTCGGCACGGTCGGCGTGTGGCGGTCGAACGACCTCGTCGATGCCGCGCTGGGTGCGCGGATCGAGGACCTCGGATACGGCGCGCTCTGGCTCGGCGGCTCGCCCGGGGCCGATCTGACGCGTGCCGAGGAGGTGCTCGACGCGACCGGCCGCCTGCGGGTGGCGACCGGCATCGTCAACATCTGGAACGAGGATGCGGCCGAGCTCGCCGACTCGTTCCACCGCATCGAGGCGCGGCATCCCGGGCGGCTGCTGCTCGGGGTCGGCTCCGGCCACCGCGAGGCGACGGCCGAGCGCGCCAAGCCGCTGGAGGCGATGGCGGCCTTCCTGGACGTGCTCGACGACCGCGGCGTGCCGGCCGAGGCTCGGGTGCTCTCCGCGCTCGGGCCACGGATGCTGCAGCTCGCGGCCGAGCGCAGTGCCGGGACGCATCCGTATCTCACCGTGCCGGCGCAGACCCGCGAGGCGCGGGAGGCCCTCGGACCCGATGCGCTCGTGGCCCCGGAGCAGACGATCGTGCTCGACGAGGACCGGGAGCGCGTGCGGGCGACGGTCCGCCCGTTCATGCGCCGCTATCTGGGGCTGTCCAACTACGTGGGCAACATGCGCCGAGCCGGCTTCGGCGACGCCGACGTCGCGGGCGAGGGCAGCGACGCGCTGGTGGACGCGATCATCGCCCACGGGGACGCGGCCGCCCTGGCCCGCGCGGTGCGGGCGCACCTCGAGGCCGGCGCCGATCACGTCTGCGTGCAGGTGCTCCCGCTGGACGATGTCGACCGCGCGCTGACGGCGCTCTCGGAGGCCCTCGCGCTGCGGTGA
- a CDS encoding LacI family DNA-binding transcriptional regulator, with the protein MAVSVRDVANAAGVSVGTVSNVLNRPDRVAPATVARVLAAIDELGFVRNDAARQLRVGRSRSIGLVVLDLRNPFFTEVARGAEERAAELGMTVLVANSDERSDREAMNLDMFEEQRVFGVLVTPVADVLSRVQRLRQHGTPAVLVDRAAKEPGFASVAVDDVAGGRLAAEHLLEAGRRRIAFVGGPVALRQVGDRLEGAQRAVAAVPGATLEFVGTGALTVAEGRAAAARILERPPGSRPDAVFAANDLLALGVLQSLVMTGTTRVPEEIALIGYDDIDFASAAVVPLSSVRQPASLIGATAVDLLVEVAEGRVPQQEQVLFQPELVVRASTSG; encoded by the coding sequence ATGGCGGTGAGCGTGCGGGACGTGGCGAACGCCGCCGGCGTCTCCGTGGGCACCGTCTCGAACGTGCTCAACCGCCCCGACCGGGTGGCGCCCGCCACGGTCGCGCGCGTGCTCGCCGCCATCGACGAGCTCGGCTTCGTCCGCAACGATGCCGCACGTCAGCTACGCGTCGGGCGCAGTCGTTCGATCGGTCTGGTCGTGCTCGACCTGCGCAACCCGTTCTTCACCGAGGTCGCGCGAGGAGCGGAGGAGCGCGCGGCCGAGCTCGGGATGACGGTGCTCGTCGCCAACAGCGACGAGCGCAGCGACCGAGAGGCGATGAACCTCGACATGTTCGAGGAGCAGCGCGTGTTCGGCGTGCTCGTGACGCCGGTGGCCGACGTCCTCTCGCGGGTGCAGCGGTTGCGCCAGCACGGCACGCCGGCGGTCCTGGTCGATCGCGCGGCGAAGGAGCCGGGGTTCGCCTCCGTGGCCGTGGACGACGTGGCAGGCGGCCGCCTCGCCGCGGAGCACCTGCTGGAAGCGGGGCGCCGTCGCATCGCCTTCGTCGGCGGACCGGTGGCCCTGCGTCAGGTCGGCGACCGCCTCGAGGGCGCCCAGCGTGCGGTCGCAGCGGTTCCGGGGGCGACGCTGGAGTTCGTGGGCACAGGTGCGCTCACGGTGGCGGAGGGACGGGCGGCGGCCGCCCGCATCCTGGAGCGTCCCCCGGGGTCCCGACCGGATGCCGTGTTCGCCGCCAACGACCTGCTCGCGCTCGGCGTCCTGCAGTCGCTCGTCATGACGGGCACGACGCGGGTGCCCGAGGAGATCGCGCTTATCGGCTACGACGACATCGACTTCGCGTCCGCTGCGGTGGTCCCCCTCAGCTCCGTCCGTCAGCCCGCCTCGCTGATCGGCGCGACGGCGGTCGACCTGCTCGTCGAGGTCGCCGAGGGTCGGGTGCCGCAGCAGGAGCAGGTGCTCTTCCAGCCCGAGCTCGTCGTGCGCGCCTCGACGTCCGGCTGA
- a CDS encoding alpha-L-rhamnosidase, translating to MPTIADVPAAAALADAAFISAAAPRGVAPRFTCDIVLRGARADVVSAVLAATAHGVYEARIDGRPVSDSVLDPGWSAYEWRLDVDRHDVTELVRSGSGDLRIDLLLGNGWYRGDLGFEGADANYGEEISVCAALEILFADGTTQRVATSRDWSASASETTRNSLYDGQTIDARLRGAALQPLAVHEVVVDRDTLVVPSGPPITRHEVLHPTAVWTSPSGRTLVDFGQNLVGWVRFTVQGPAGTEITIRHAEVLEHDELGTRPLRAAKATDAFILSGAQDAFEPTLTFHGFRYIEVEGWPGELTTSDLEAVVVHSEMRRTGWFECSEPLVNQLVHNTVWGQKGNFLSVPTDCPQRDERLGWTGDIAAFAASASFAFDTADFLDDWLRDLHAETANGPKAVVPIIVPDVLKYAHFGDDFAFPDLGPTAIWGDAAVWVPQALWHAYGDRDRLAAHYPAMVLHLESVERVLSPSGLWDEGFQFADWLDPDAPPQDAAAAKADPHVVATASLFRSASFAAVAAGILGLDSDAERWTLLADRTRAAFVEHYVQADGRIRSDCSTVYALAICFGLLDDDGRRSAGDRLAELVRASGFRVTTGFAGTPFVTWALSDTGHVAEAYGLLLERGCPSWLYPVTMGATTIWERWDSMLPDGTINTGEMTSFNHYALGAVADWIYQVVGGIRPADPGYARVRIEPVPGPGIDWARTRFEAPAGAIETSWRTTGDVFDLEVRLPDGLPARIVLPDGAVHEVTGGEHAYRVG from the coding sequence GTGCCGACGATCGCAGACGTCCCCGCTGCCGCAGCTCTGGCAGACGCCGCCTTCATCTCCGCCGCCGCGCCGCGCGGCGTCGCACCGCGCTTCACGTGTGACATCGTGCTCCGAGGAGCGCGTGCCGACGTCGTCTCCGCCGTCCTCGCCGCTACCGCGCACGGGGTCTACGAGGCCCGAATCGACGGCCGGCCGGTGTCGGACTCCGTGCTGGACCCCGGGTGGAGCGCCTACGAGTGGCGCCTCGACGTCGACCGCCACGACGTCACCGAGCTCGTGCGCTCCGGCAGCGGAGACCTGCGGATCGACCTGCTCCTCGGCAATGGGTGGTACCGGGGGGATCTCGGCTTCGAGGGGGCCGACGCCAACTACGGCGAGGAGATCTCGGTCTGCGCCGCGCTGGAGATCCTCTTCGCCGACGGGACGACGCAGCGGGTCGCGACCTCTCGCGACTGGTCGGCATCGGCGTCCGAGACGACTCGCAACTCGCTGTACGACGGGCAGACGATCGATGCCCGGCTCCGCGGCGCGGCCCTCCAGCCGCTCGCGGTGCACGAGGTCGTGGTCGACCGCGACACGCTCGTCGTGCCGAGCGGGCCGCCCATCACGCGGCACGAGGTGCTGCATCCGACGGCCGTGTGGACCTCGCCGTCGGGACGGACCCTCGTCGACTTCGGGCAGAACCTCGTCGGCTGGGTGCGGTTCACCGTACAGGGCCCGGCGGGCACCGAGATCACGATCCGCCACGCCGAGGTGCTCGAGCACGATGAGCTGGGCACCCGCCCGCTGCGCGCCGCGAAGGCGACCGACGCCTTCATCCTCTCGGGCGCGCAGGACGCGTTCGAGCCGACCCTCACGTTCCACGGCTTCCGCTACATCGAGGTCGAGGGGTGGCCGGGCGAGCTCACGACGTCCGATCTCGAGGCGGTCGTCGTGCACTCCGAGATGCGGCGCACGGGGTGGTTCGAGTGCTCGGAGCCGCTCGTGAACCAGCTGGTCCACAACACCGTGTGGGGCCAGAAGGGCAACTTCCTGAGCGTGCCCACCGACTGCCCGCAGCGGGATGAGCGTCTCGGATGGACGGGCGACATCGCGGCGTTCGCCGCGTCGGCGTCGTTCGCGTTCGACACCGCGGACTTCCTCGACGACTGGCTGCGCGACCTGCACGCGGAGACCGCGAACGGCCCGAAGGCGGTCGTGCCGATCATCGTGCCGGACGTGCTCAAGTACGCGCACTTCGGCGACGACTTCGCCTTCCCCGATCTCGGTCCGACCGCGATCTGGGGCGACGCAGCCGTGTGGGTGCCCCAAGCGCTGTGGCACGCGTACGGCGATCGTGACCGGCTCGCCGCGCACTACCCCGCGATGGTCCTCCACCTCGAATCCGTCGAGCGCGTGCTCTCGCCCTCCGGTCTCTGGGACGAGGGGTTCCAGTTCGCCGACTGGCTCGACCCCGATGCTCCGCCGCAGGACGCGGCCGCAGCCAAGGCCGACCCGCACGTGGTGGCGACGGCCTCGCTGTTCCGCTCGGCGTCGTTCGCCGCCGTGGCCGCGGGAATCCTCGGGCTCGACTCCGACGCCGAGCGGTGGACCCTGCTCGCGGACCGCACGCGCGCCGCGTTCGTAGAGCACTACGTCCAGGCGGACGGGCGTATCCGCTCCGACTGTTCGACGGTGTACGCGCTGGCGATCTGCTTCGGGCTGCTCGACGACGACGGCCGTCGATCGGCGGGGGACCGGCTCGCTGAGCTCGTGCGCGCCTCCGGCTTCCGGGTGACCACGGGATTCGCGGGCACGCCCTTCGTGACGTGGGCGCTGTCGGACACCGGCCACGTCGCGGAGGCGTATGGCCTGCTGCTGGAGCGGGGGTGCCCGTCGTGGCTGTACCCCGTGACGATGGGTGCGACGACGATCTGGGAACGCTGGGACTCCATGCTGCCCGACGGCACGATCAACACGGGCGAGATGACGAGCTTCAACCATTACGCGCTCGGCGCGGTCGCTGACTGGATCTATCAGGTCGTGGGCGGGATCCGGCCCGCGGACCCGGGCTACGCCCGGGTGCGGATCGAGCCCGTGCCGGGGCCGGGGATCGACTGGGCGCGCACCAGGTTCGAAGCTCCGGCGGGGGCGATCGAGACGTCGTGGCGAACGACCGGGGACGTGTTCGACCTCGAGGTGCGGCTCCCCGACGGGCTGCCGGCGCGCATCGTGCTGCCGGACGGCGCGGTCCACGAGGTGACCGGAGGCGAGCACGCCTACCGCGTCGGCTGA
- a CDS encoding MFS transporter has translation MAITTSHYRQANSWWVGIVCGMASYIDSATIVATGIALVIYQYTLGITETEIGIMSGALTLCIAIGAIFGGRLSDRFGRRSVFLATMLLVIVGSALLVFGATFPLLLAGVILAGLGTGADLPVSLSTISEAATDKNRGAIIGLSNILWTVGILSAVVIASLFGDAGRLGGQLLFGQVGVVAIIVFFCRLTIPESARWRAAQAERKQGIETIRADRTRIRDLVKAPYLAPFVALLVFYALTNTAANTGGQFGTYLAVNVAGISVSTNSTIGLLTFPVGILAGLWFMKIVGGRHRMTYFVVGGVALLIGYLVPAVFGFSLPTIVIMTVAGSFGGAFAFEGIMKVWTQESFPTLLRSTAQGTIIAVARVVAALLAFGTPALIAVSPRGLYFALSALVAIGLLVGWIVFRRRTGDQFDEEKRLDPEAAVPSV, from the coding sequence ATGGCCATCACGACCTCCCACTACAGGCAGGCCAACTCCTGGTGGGTGGGGATCGTCTGCGGTATGGCGTCCTACATCGACTCCGCGACGATCGTCGCCACGGGCATCGCCCTGGTGATCTACCAGTACACTCTCGGGATCACCGAGACCGAGATCGGGATCATGAGCGGCGCGCTCACCCTGTGCATCGCGATCGGGGCGATCTTCGGCGGCCGGCTCAGCGACAGGTTCGGGCGTCGTTCGGTGTTCCTGGCGACCATGCTCCTGGTCATCGTCGGGTCCGCGCTCCTCGTGTTCGGGGCGACCTTCCCGCTGCTCCTGGCGGGCGTGATCCTCGCGGGTCTCGGAACCGGCGCGGATCTCCCCGTCTCCCTGTCGACGATCTCGGAGGCGGCGACCGACAAGAACCGTGGCGCGATCATCGGCCTGTCCAACATCTTGTGGACGGTCGGCATCCTGAGCGCGGTGGTCATCGCCTCACTGTTCGGCGACGCCGGGCGCCTCGGGGGCCAACTGCTGTTCGGCCAGGTCGGCGTCGTCGCGATCATCGTGTTCTTCTGCCGGCTCACGATCCCCGAGTCCGCGCGCTGGCGCGCGGCACAGGCCGAGCGGAAGCAGGGGATCGAGACGATCCGCGCCGACCGGACGCGCATCCGCGATCTCGTGAAGGCTCCTTACCTCGCACCCTTCGTCGCGCTGCTGGTGTTCTACGCGCTGACCAACACCGCCGCGAACACGGGCGGCCAGTTCGGCACGTACCTCGCCGTCAACGTCGCGGGGATCTCGGTGTCCACCAACTCGACGATCGGGCTGCTGACGTTCCCCGTCGGCATCCTGGCCGGGCTCTGGTTCATGAAGATCGTCGGCGGCCGCCACCGTATGACGTACTTCGTCGTCGGCGGGGTGGCGCTGCTCATCGGCTACCTGGTGCCGGCCGTGTTCGGGTTCAGCCTCCCGACCATCGTCATCATGACCGTCGCGGGCTCGTTCGGCGGTGCGTTCGCCTTCGAAGGCATCATGAAGGTGTGGACGCAGGAATCGTTTCCGACGCTGCTGCGCTCCACGGCGCAGGGGACGATCATCGCGGTCGCCCGCGTGGTCGCGGCGCTGCTCGCCTTCGGGACGCCCGCGCTCATCGCTGTGAGCCCTCGGGGCCTGTACTTCGCGCTGTCGGCGCTCGTCGCCATCGGCCTGCTCGTCGGCTGGATCGTCTTCCGCCGTCGCACCGGCGACCAGTTCGACGAGGAGAAGCGGCTGGACCCCGAGGCCGCCGTCCCGTCCGTCTGA
- the rhaI gene encoding L-rhamnose isomerase: MTTLSPDILTTLETQAIELPSWAFGNSGTRFRVFPTPGTARDPFEKIADAAQVHRLTGLAPRVALHIPWDLVDDVAALRRHAEDLGVELGTVNSNTFQDEDYKFGALTHEDPAIRRKAVDHHLACIDIMDATGSRDLKIWLAEGSNYPGQNDMRARQDRLHDSLAEIYARLGGHQRLVLEYKFFEPAFYHTDVPDWGTSYVQVAALGEKAMVCLDTGHHAPGTNIEFIVMQLLRLGRLGSFDFNSRFYADDDLIVGAADPFQLFRILVEVIRGGGLNNPDVAFMLDQCHNIEAKVPGQIRSVLNVQEATARALLLDRVALAEAQSANDVLAANAIFMDAFQTDVRPALAEWRETRGLPADPMAAYLASGYQERIEAERASGTQAGWGA, translated from the coding sequence ATGACGACCCTCTCCCCCGACATCCTCACCACCCTGGAGACCCAGGCGATCGAGCTGCCGTCGTGGGCGTTCGGCAACTCGGGCACCCGGTTCCGTGTCTTCCCGACGCCCGGAACCGCCCGGGACCCGTTCGAGAAGATCGCCGATGCGGCGCAGGTGCATCGGCTGACCGGTCTCGCCCCTCGGGTGGCGCTGCACATCCCCTGGGACCTCGTCGACGACGTCGCCGCGCTCCGTCGGCACGCCGAGGATCTCGGCGTGGAGCTCGGCACGGTCAACTCCAACACCTTCCAGGACGAGGACTACAAGTTCGGCGCCCTCACGCACGAGGACCCGGCGATCCGCCGGAAGGCCGTCGATCACCACCTCGCCTGCATCGACATCATGGATGCGACGGGCTCGCGCGACCTGAAGATCTGGCTCGCCGAGGGCTCGAACTACCCCGGGCAGAACGACATGCGCGCCCGGCAGGACCGCCTGCACGACTCACTCGCGGAGATCTACGCACGCCTGGGTGGGCACCAGCGCCTCGTGCTCGAGTACAAGTTCTTCGAGCCGGCGTTCTACCACACGGACGTTCCGGACTGGGGCACGTCCTATGTGCAGGTGGCGGCCCTCGGCGAGAAGGCCATGGTCTGCCTCGACACCGGGCACCACGCACCGGGCACCAACATCGAGTTCATCGTCATGCAGCTGCTCCGCCTGGGCAGGCTCGGCTCGTTCGACTTCAACTCCCGCTTCTATGCCGACGACGACCTCATCGTGGGCGCCGCCGATCCCTTCCAGCTGTTCCGCATCCTGGTCGAGGTCATCCGCGGCGGCGGACTCAACAACCCCGACGTCGCCTTCATGCTCGACCAGTGCCACAACATCGAGGCCAAGGTGCCGGGGCAGATCCGTTCCGTGCTGAACGTGCAGGAGGCGACGGCGCGAGCGCTGCTGCTCGATCGTGTTGCGCTGGCCGAGGCGCAGTCGGCGAACGACGTGCTGGCCGCGAACGCGATCTTCATGGATGCGTTCCAGACCGACGTGCGTCCGGCGCTGGCCGAGTGGCGCGAGACCCGCGGCCTCCCGGCCGACCCGATGGCCGCGTACCTCGCCTCGGGGTATCAGGAGCGCATCGAGGCGGAGCGCGCCTCGGGCACGCAAGCCGGCTGGGGCGCCTGA